In Catenulispora sp. GP43, the genomic window CCACGGCTTCGTGGGTCGCCCAGGCGGCCCGGAACCTGGTGATGGACCTGGAGGACGCCGGATGTTCGATCAAGTATCTGATTCGTGACCGTGACGGGAAGTTCTGCGCCGCATTCGACGAGGTACTGGCTGATGCCGACATTCAGGTCGTGCTCAGCCGGGTTCGGGCGCCGCGGATGAACGCAGTGATGGAGCGCTGGGTGGGTACCTGCCGACGCGAACTGCCGGACCGGATGCTGATCTGAAACCAGACCCACCTGCTGCATGCGCTGCGCGAATTCGAGAGCTACTACAACCTGCATCGGCCACACCGGTCGCTGGACCAGAGCGCGCCACTGCAGCCCGCGCCCGAACCGATCACCGGCAGCGCCGACATCGTCGACCTGAACGTCCGAAGACGCGACCGACTCGGCGGCATCCTGCGCGAGTACGAGCACGCAGCCTGACCTGCATGGATGAAATATTCGGCACCCACAGCGTCCTTCGGCGCCGCGTTCGACGCGGTGTTCGACGCCGCCGGCATCGAGGTCATCCGGACTGGGGTCCGGGCACCGCGCCAGAACTCGATTATGGAGCGGTGGTTCCGAAGCCTTCGCGTGGAGCTCACCGACCGCACCCTCATCTGGAACCTGCCCCACCTGATGCGCCTGCTCCGCGAGTACGAGCAGCACTACAACACGCACCGCCCGCACCGCCCGCACCGCGCACTCCGCCATGCCGCACCACAGCAGCCGCTGCCGGACAACATGATCGACCTCGACGCGCTACGTGTCCGGCGACGAGATCGAGCCGGAGGCGTGATCCACGAATACGAGCAGGTCGCATAGGTTTTCGGCACTCTCAAGTGTCCGGGAAGGCGCCGGTGGCCACCGGCGAGCCCCAAGCGCTCAGCCAATCGGAGACGTAGATCTGGTACTTCCCGATCCGCAGGCCGCAGTGGCCGAGCCGAGGTCGGCGGCGACTGCGGCCGCGCTGATCAAGCTGACGGACAGGAAGGCGCGACGAGGTGGCGAACACATGCATGCATCCGCCGTTGATGGTCAGCGCGCCGTTGATGTGGGTCCACTTCTGGGCGGCGGTGTGTTTGCAAGCCGCCAGAACGGCCTGGTTGCCGTCGGCGCTGAGTCGTTGAGATCGTCGCCGCACTCACCGAAGCGGGCAGGTATTCGGATCATGATGAAGTCCCTGCGCTGAGGACTGGCCACAAGGGCGGGACGAGTTCTGACGATCCCGTCCCGCCCCTGATCAGGGTGTTTCAGCGGGCTGGTTTGGCAGCGATCACGAGCCGACGCCCATAGCGAAGACGTGTATCGACGGGTTCTGCGGCAGTTGCACACCGGAGACTGTCTTGCCCGGGGTCAGCGGCACGCTGTTGTAGTAGACGTTGTATTGGTTGCCTTGATTGGCCGGTCCGGACTGCGTGTTGCGATAGGTAGTGGTGATGACGGGCTGCGCGCCGAACTGCGTCGGTGTGTCGCTGAGCCAGTTCGGGAAGCCGAGGCTGCTGGTCGAGGTGGTGCCGTCGGTGTAGTAGACGGTGACGGGGCCTGAGGATCCGCCGATGTCGGCTCCGAGGAAGGCCAGGGACGCGCCGGTGCCGGAGACGGGGATGATCTGGCCGTCGGCGATGGTGTTGTCGTTGGCTCCGGCGGCTGCGCTCGGCCAGGTGAAGGACGTCTGGTTGTAGGTCAGTGTCGCACCGGAGTTCACTCCGGCCGCGGACAGTGCCTGCTTGGAGTAGCTGTTTCCGTAGCCGTCGAAGTCGCCTGGGGATGGCGTCGAGTCGTCGCTGACGCCCACGTTGTCGAACGTCGCGGCCAAGCTGGGGAACGCGACCGGCAGCGCCAGCGTGGCCTCGGAATCACCGGGACTGCTGGGGTAGGACACCGACACCGAACTGGTCTGGTCACCGGTGCCGGCGTTCGCGGGGACATTCGCGATCCACGAAGCGGTCGCGGTGGCACCGGCGGCGATCGCACCGACGGTCGCGGTCGTGGCGGGGGTCGTCCAGCCGGAGGGCAACTTGAGTGTCGCGGTGACCCCGGTCATCGTGGTCGCGCCGGGATTCGTCACAGAGGCGGTCATCGTGGCCGACCCGCCCTGAGTCACGTAGCCGCTGCCCGCTGTCAAAGCCACCGAGGGTGCGACACCCACGGTTCCCGTCGTGAAAGTTCCGCTGGCGTCGGCGACTCCGGGACCGCCCTTGCCGGTGATGGTGAAAGTCGCGTTCTTCGAGGACTTCGGGACACCGGTGATGCCGCCGGTGTCGGGGTTGAGCGTCAGGCCCGCGGGCAGCGAGCCGCGCGTGACGGCATAGCGGACCGTTTCGGGGCTGTTGGTGGCCACCCACGCCTCATAGAGCTTGCCCGCGACCACCGCGGGCAGACCGGTTGCGGTGAACGCCGGGGTCGGAGCAGTGACGGCCTGCGCGGAACCGACGGGGTTGCCGGATCCGTCGAGCTGCTGCAGCGACCACACCCGGCCGGGGGTGATGACGCTCAAGTGCCAGTGCGTCGCCTGGTTCCGCATCTGTGCGCGCTCATCGGCGGTGAACGCACCGAGGTTGCGGGCGGTCTCCCACTGCTTGGCGGCGTCGAGCAGTGCTGAGGTCTGAGATCCGGAGTTCAGGGCGGACACCGAGGTCTGGAATCCGGCTCCTGCGTTGAGGCCGGCGCCGCGAGCCAGGTCGTCCTCCACCGTCTGCAGGCTGTCGTTCAAGGAGATCCAGCCAAGCATGCCGGGAAGGTAGTTGGCCTGGTAGTAGGCGTTGTTGATGAACACCTGGTTCATGCTGGTCGAGCCGACCTCGCCCCAGCTGGCCCGGGACAGGCCGTCCCAGACGTTGGAGCCCATGCGGCTGGTCTCGGAGATGAACCCGTCATGCGAGCTCTGCTGGCGGTAGGTACCGTTGACCAGGCTAGCCATGCCGTACGGTCCCCAGCCGGCCTGCGAGGCCGACTCCAGGCCGTCGAACGACATCGCCCTGACACCGGTGGTGTTCCACATGTCGGCGAAGCGGGAGGCGATGGCGTTGATGATATTCAGGTCGCCCAAGGCCCCGCCGTACTCGTTCTCCAGGACGCGAGACGCCGTTGCCCCGCTGGCGTGGTCGGCGGCCTTGGAACCCCAGCCGCCACGGCCCAGGCCCGTGACCACGCACTGCCCGTTGACCATGCTGGAGGAGGCATAGCTGAAGAACTCGTTGTCGACCAGCAGCATCCTGCCCGCGACGCCATCGGCCAGCGGCGCGCAACTGGTGAGATACGCGGTGGTACTCCCGGCACT contains:
- a CDS encoding integrase core domain-containing protein codes for the protein MKYSAPTASFGAAFDAVFDAAGIEVIRTGVRAPRQNSIMERWFRSLRVELTDRTLIWNLPHLMRLLREYEQHYNTHRPHRPHRALRHAAPQQPLPDNMIDLDALRVRRRDRAGGVIHEYEQVA
- a CDS encoding NEW3 domain-containing protein, with the protein product MTAVLTAALAATGTFAFGAESRPGAIGHDGSGGYVVDAGYLHLGLSSTGQVTALTDNRTGTNYLATGHGTASLVSLMVGGHQVQPTKLTSRANNTLRFTGTGGLEIDVAVQNKTTYSTLTVTKAVAPSGGDLQTLLWGPLPTTITQTLGEAVGIVRDNGFAVGMKPLTDGTEGGWPREEVNTPIGWQNEVASDPSNLQVSPNGLEEWSVGARTPWGTLLRAFTFDYTKQRYRQASYNGGPNYPTPEGPLPGNQGSVVGSSIALFGTTPDMAPTVLSAVAANQGLPYPTINGQWQKTAQATSQSFLVLSDLNTGNVDQAAAYAKAAGINVVYSLPNAEGPWQSAGHYQFDSAFGGSDSAAKALVSKANADGVQVGTHTLSDFVDLNDPYVTPVPSADLGRGLSATLVQSLSAGSTTAYLTSCAPLADGVAGRMLLVDNEFFSYASSSMVNGQCVVTGLGRGGWGSKAADHASGATASRVLENEYGGALGDLNIINAIASRFADMWNTTGVRAMSFDGLESASQAGWGPYGMASLVNGTYRQQSSHDGFISETSRMGSNVWDGLSRASWGEVGSTSMNQVFINNAYYQANYLPGMLGWISLNDSLQTVEDDLARGAGLNAGAGFQTSVSALNSGSQTSALLDAAKQWETARNLGAFTADERAQMRNQATHWHLSVITPGRVWSLQQLDGSGNPVGSAQAVTAPTPAFTATGLPAVVAGKLYEAWVATNSPETVRYAVTRGSLPAGLTLNPDTGGITGVPKSSKNATFTITGKGGPGVADASGTFTTGTVGVAPSVALTAGSGYVTQGGSATMTASVTNPGATTMTGVTATLKLPSGWTTPATTATVGAIAAGATATASWIANVPANAGTGDQTSSVSVSYPSSPGDSEATLALPVAFPSLAATFDNVGVSDDSTPSPGDFDGYGNSYSKQALSAAGVNSGATLTYNQTSFTWPSAAAGANDNTIADGQIIPVSGTGASLAFLGADIGGSSGPVTVYYTDGTTSTSSLGFPNWLSDTPTQFGAQPVITTTYRNTQSGPANQGNQYNVYYNSVPLTPGKTVSGVQLPQNPSIHVFAMGVGS